The proteins below come from a single Hyperolius riggenbachi isolate aHypRig1 chromosome 8, aHypRig1.pri, whole genome shotgun sequence genomic window:
- the LOC137528830 gene encoding autotransporter adhesin BpaC-like, translated as MGNTNISVIKGLLFFLLLVRIDAETTPNEAIVLGATAAARGATATAIGTTNTLGTTPVAAGTTTVNSAVTTTATGGTTTASGATTTAGGTTNTSGTTPVNTRAATVNLVITIPATEGTTTASGAATIAGGSTISSVNTSVLTETTVGATGATSTLTETTVGATGVTSTLTETTVEATGATSTLTGTTVGGNGTNIAMTGTIVGGTETTIPMTVTTVKGAGTTITMTNMEGTGSTIAKSELTTGVNGALPVSGGGDSGAGHGGGGATGYDAVHAFETNTGGKYYKPGLIIVTCLGAIAAFGFLTLLFLRTAIPLFSSSTPESYFPTRAANETNFSYENTRQPHSSAPMHSNIEMGSASATNAPGYGTHY; from the exons ATGCAGAGACCACCCCGAATGAGGCAATAGTTTTAGGAGCCACCGCAGCTGCCCGTGGAGCCACCGCAACTGCTATAGGCACAACAAATACTTTGGGGACGACCCCAGTTGCTGCTGGAACCACCACAGTTAACTCTGCAGTCACTACAACTGCCACTGGAGGCACCACAACTGCTAGTGGAGCCACCACAACTGCTGGAGGCACAACAAACACTTCAGGTACAACTCCAGTTAATACTAGAGCCGCCACAGTAAACTTGGTAATCACCATACCTGCCACAGAAGGCACCACAACTGCCAGTGGAGCCGCCACAATTGCTGGAGGCTCGACAATTTCTTCGGTAAACACCTCAGTTCTGACTGAGACCACAGTGGGAGCCACTGGAGCCACTTCTACTCTGACTGAGACCACAGTGGGAGCCACTGGAGTCACTTCTACTCTGACTGAGACCACAGTGGAAGCCACTGGAGCCACTTCTACTCTGACTGGGACCACAGTTGGAGGCAATGGAACCAATATAGCTATGACAGGCACCATAGTGGGAGGAACTGAAACCACTATACCTATGACTGTGACCACAGTGAAAGGTGCTGGTACCACTATAACTATGACCAATATGGAAGGCACTGGAAGCACTATAGCAAAGTCTGAACTCACCACAGGAGTTAATGGAGCACTCCCAGTTAGTGGTGGTGGTGATAGTGGTGCTGGACATGGTGGTGGAGGCGCTACCGGGTACGACGCTGTACATGCTTTTGAAACAAATACGG GTGGGAAGTATTATAAGCCAGGTCTCATCATCGTTACATGTCTTGGTGCCATCGCAGCCTTTGGATTTCTAACACTCCTTTTTCTCAGA ACAGCGATACCTTTGTTTTCATCAAGTACTCCAGAATCTTACTTCCCAACCCGTGCTGCCAACGAAACAAATTTTTCCTATGAAAACACAAGGCAACCTCATTCATCAGCACCAATGCACTCAAACATTGAAATGGGCTCTGCGTCTGCTACAAACGCACCTGGGTATGGTACCCATTATTAG